Proteins encoded within one genomic window of Bemisia tabaci chromosome 2, PGI_BMITA_v3:
- the LOC109031800 gene encoding cytoplasmic FMR1-interacting protein-like, with product MLYTWRCCFGAISQPKSNEQPNRVEIYEKAVEVLAPEVNKLLNFMYFQEISNYCNSRLVSP from the exons ATGCTGTACACGTGGCGATGTTGCTTTGGAGCCATCTCGCAACCGAAGTCCAATGAGCAGCCGAACCGGGTGGAAATCTATGAAAAGGCTGTTGAAGTATTAGCTCCCGAAGTGAACAAGCTGCTTAATTTCATGTATTTTCAG gaaatttcaaacTATTGCAACAGTAGACTTGTCAGCCCATAA